The DNA sequence AGGGGATTACATGGCCCTAGACTGACAATCGAATTCGGAAATCCTGAATTCCTTGGATTTCGGGGTTGCCTGTTTTTCCAAAAATCATGAGTTTCGTGCAAACCTCAACCGATTCCCCTTGGTACATCTTCGAAAAATCCGCCTATTGCTGGGCACGCTTACCCTTCGGAAACTCTGGAATTTCGGCTGGATATACCTGTCGTTTTTCGTTTCCAAATGGATGAGGAGGTCTTGGCACCGAGGCAATCCCGTGAAGATCGGTTTCGAACCCACGACCTTTTGCAATCTTCGCTGCCCAGAATGTCCTTCTGGCTTGAGGTCGTTTACCCGTCCTACTGGAATGGCCCAGATGGATCTATTCCGCCATACGGTGGATCAGTTGTTTGGAGATTTGGTGTACCTGTTGCTCTATTTTCAGGGAGAACCTTACCTCAACCCTGACTTCCTCGACATGGCTGCATACGCCCACCAGAAGGGGATTTATTCCGCGACTTCTACGAATGGACATTATTTGACCCCGGAGAATGCCCGCAAAACGGTGGAAAGCGGACTGTCTGAGGTGATCATCTCCATAGATGGCACCACACAGGATACTTATGAAGCCTACCGAATTGGAGGGAATTTGGAGAAGGTCAAGCAAGGAGTAGCCAATCTTGTAGAGGCCCGAAAAGCTGCTGGCTCGCTCCACCCCTTTATTGTGATCCAATTCTTGGTCGTCAAGCCCAATGAGCACCAAATCGAGGCTGTGAAGGAAATGGGGCAGTCGCTTGGCGTGGATCAGGTCGTCTTCAAAACTGCGCAGGTCTACGAATTCAAGCATGGCAATGACCTGATCCCGGACAACAATCGATACAGCAGATATCGCCAGCAAACCGATGGGACTTGGACCATCAAGAATCCGTTAGACAACCAATGCTGGAAGCTCTGGCATGGAGCCGAAATCACATGGGATGGCAAAGTGCTGCCTTGCTGTTTCGATAAAGATGCCGCCCATGAAATGGGTAATTTGGTGGAGACGCCCTTCTGGGAAATTTGGCGAAGCCCCGCCTATGATGCTTTCCGAAACCAGCTTTTGACTTCCCGCGCCGAAATAGATATGTGCCGCAACTGCTCCGAAGGCACGAGAGTATTCGCCTGATCGTCAGGAATTCCTTACACAAATCAACGATTGCTGCATCTTGGCCACGTTTTGGGTGAATTGTCCATACCCGCCACAACCGCGCCCTTGGGAAAAATTGCGTAACTTACAGCACTAACTAGACTGTACTTAATCGCCATACATGGCTTCGGAAACGCAAAATCAGAAGTTTGGAACCCTGCCTGTTTTCTTGACCTCCATCTGTACGATCCTCGGAGCGATCCTCTTTCTCCGGTTTGGATGGGCAGTGGGGCAAGTGGGACTTTTGGGGACTTTGGCCATCATCCTGATTGGACATTTGGTCACGCTCCCCACCTCACTCGCCATCGCGGAGATTGCCACCAATCAACGTGTGGAAGGAGGCGGGGCCTACTACATCATCTCTCGCTCGTTTGGATTGAACATCGGCGGTGCCATCGGTATCGCGCTTTATCTCTCCCAAGCCATTTCGGTGGCGTTCTATGTCATTGCATTTGCACAATCCACCGCACCCTTGTTCGAGTGGCTGGATGTGTGGACCCTCAAACAATTTGGCTGGACGATCAACCATTGGGACTACCGCATGGTGAGTCTCCCAACGATGGGCCTCTTGTCCTTGCTTGTCCTGACTAGAGGGGCCAATTCTGGCATGAACCTGCTCTACATCGTGGCAGGGGTATTGTTTGTCTCTCTCCTCATGTTCTTTGCCGGAACTCCGGAAACGCCCATGGAATTTGCAGGCGTTGCGGATTTGTTCCTCAACAAATTCCATCCGGAAGATTTCAGCGTCGGGGAATTGGCCACCATGGGACTCTCGGCTGAAAAGCCAGAATACTTTTATGTGTTCACCATTATTTTCCCGGCTTTCACGGGGATCATTGCAGGATTGGGCTTGTCTGGAGACCTCAAGGACCCGGGCAAATCGATTCCTACTGGTACGATTGCTGCCACCTTGGTCGGGATGTTTGTCTATGTCCTGGTCGCCTTCAAGTTGGCATTTTCCCTTCCTCCCGAAGTGCTGGCCAATAAGGATCGTCTGGTCATGTCAGAGATCGCCATCTGGGCCCCGATCATTCCCATTGGATTGGCTGCTGCGGCTATTTCCTCTGCGTTGGGTTCTGTGCTGGTAGCTCCACGAACGCTTCAGGCGTTGGGTGGAGACAAGATCTTCCCTACGGCCCGGATCAATAGTTGGATCGCCTCCACCCGGAAACGCGATTCGGAACCCATCAATGGCGGAATTTTGACTGTCCTGATTGCCTTTGTCTTCGTGTTTATCGGTGATGTGGACTTTGTGGCGGAGATCATCTCGATGTTCTTCATGGTGACGTATGGTGCGATCTGCCTGATTTCTTTTTTGGAGCATTTCTCCTCCAATCCCGCTTACAGGCCGAGTTTTACTTCGCGTTGGTACTTCTCACTAGCTGGGGCCATCTTCTGCATCTGGCTGATGTTCAAGATGAATCTTGAGTACGCGGTCGGGTCGGTGATTCTGATGGCACTGATCTACGTCTGGGTGAGCCGGTACAACGACAACAACGGCATGACCCGCATCTTCAAAGGGGTGATATTCCAAATCAGCCGTGGACTGCGTGTCATGCTCCAGAAAGCTGCCGAAGAGGAGGATTACGAGGAGCACTGGGTACCCTCTGTGATCTGTATTTCCCAGCACAGCTTCGAGCGACTGGCGGCTTTCGATATGGTGAGATTCATCTCCCAACGATATGGATTCGGTACCTATATCCACATGATTCGGGATTTCTATTCCAAGGATACGGTCGCTCAATCCCGCGATGTTCAGAAGCGCTTGTTGCAGCGAACTCGGGTAAGTCGAAGCAAGGTCTATGTCGATACGATGATCTCGCCTTCCTACACTTCCGCGGTCGCTCAGGTGTTGCAGATTCCGGGGATCTCGGGTCAGGACAACAACATGATTCTCTTCGAATACTTCCGTCATGACACGACTCGTCTGCCGGATATGGTGGACAATATCGGCCTGATCAAAGCGGCGGATTTCGATGCGCTGATCCTCCAAAGTTCAGAGAAGGGATTTGGGTATAAGCACGAAATCCACATCTGGTTGACCTCGGAGGACTTCGTGAATGGAAACTTGATGATTTTGCTGGCCTACATCATTCTGGGGCACTCCGAATGGAAAGGTGGCGAAATCAAGATCTTTGCGGTGTATCCCGAAAAAGATGTCAAGCAACAGAAGGACAAGCTCCTGCGACTGATTGCCGAGGGACGTATGGCCATCTCTCCCAACAACATCGAGGTGATTGCCCATCCAGAGAACCAGAGTATCAAATCCATCATCACAGACCGGTCCGTGGACGCGGATTTGACCCTGATCGGTTTTGGGGATGAAGATCTGGCCAACCGCTATGATGAGGTATTCTCCGGATACGATGATCTCGGGAATGTTCTCTTTGTGAATACCGACCGGGAGAAGGCCATCGACTAGGTAGGTGATGGCTTGTGTGCGCGTGAGGGATGGGAATGGTGCGAGGTACGAGCAGTCCGAGCTGCCTGCTATATGGAAATGGAATCCCCTTTCTGATGGGTCTGCTCAAAGTATCAGTACCGCTCAGATGTGTGAGGACGGAGCACCGCGAACCCATGTACAAGCCCGACCCG is a window from the Pontibacter sp. G13 genome containing:
- a CDS encoding radical SAM/SPASM domain-containing protein yields the protein MVHLRKIRLLLGTLTLRKLWNFGWIYLSFFVSKWMRRSWHRGNPVKIGFEPTTFCNLRCPECPSGLRSFTRPTGMAQMDLFRHTVDQLFGDLVYLLLYFQGEPYLNPDFLDMAAYAHQKGIYSATSTNGHYLTPENARKTVESGLSEVIISIDGTTQDTYEAYRIGGNLEKVKQGVANLVEARKAAGSLHPFIVIQFLVVKPNEHQIEAVKEMGQSLGVDQVVFKTAQVYEFKHGNDLIPDNNRYSRYRQQTDGTWTIKNPLDNQCWKLWHGAEITWDGKVLPCCFDKDAAHEMGNLVETPFWEIWRSPAYDAFRNQLLTSRAEIDMCRNCSEGTRVFA
- a CDS encoding amino acid permease, with the translated sequence MASETQNQKFGTLPVFLTSICTILGAILFLRFGWAVGQVGLLGTLAIILIGHLVTLPTSLAIAEIATNQRVEGGGAYYIISRSFGLNIGGAIGIALYLSQAISVAFYVIAFAQSTAPLFEWLDVWTLKQFGWTINHWDYRMVSLPTMGLLSLLVLTRGANSGMNLLYIVAGVLFVSLLMFFAGTPETPMEFAGVADLFLNKFHPEDFSVGELATMGLSAEKPEYFYVFTIIFPAFTGIIAGLGLSGDLKDPGKSIPTGTIAATLVGMFVYVLVAFKLAFSLPPEVLANKDRLVMSEIAIWAPIIPIGLAAAAISSALGSVLVAPRTLQALGGDKIFPTARINSWIASTRKRDSEPINGGILTVLIAFVFVFIGDVDFVAEIISMFFMVTYGAICLISFLEHFSSNPAYRPSFTSRWYFSLAGAIFCIWLMFKMNLEYAVGSVILMALIYVWVSRYNDNNGMTRIFKGVIFQISRGLRVMLQKAAEEEDYEEHWVPSVICISQHSFERLAAFDMVRFISQRYGFGTYIHMIRDFYSKDTVAQSRDVQKRLLQRTRVSRSKVYVDTMISPSYTSAVAQVLQIPGISGQDNNMILFEYFRHDTTRLPDMVDNIGLIKAADFDALILQSSEKGFGYKHEIHIWLTSEDFVNGNLMILLAYIILGHSEWKGGEIKIFAVYPEKDVKQQKDKLLRLIAEGRMAISPNNIEVIAHPENQSIKSIITDRSVDADLTLIGFGDEDLANRYDEVFSGYDDLGNVLFVNTDREKAID